The following proteins are encoded in a genomic region of Methylococcales bacterium:
- a CDS encoding Smr/MutS family protein gives MAKKILSDEDSALFRQTIGKVTVIEQDTVLLSPKVTIKSPPNKTDHFLQKTTAVIEQLRAEDHLSFLVSGLHKKVLKKLRNGYFGVDAELDLHGLSSLEAGRQLQHFLRDTVKEGCECVHIIHGKGYRSENNFPILKNNLNMWLRQHNDVLAFCSASPKDGGTGAVLVLLQVSDKYQ, from the coding sequence GTGGCAAAAAAAATACTCTCAGACGAAGATTCAGCATTATTTCGACAAACCATCGGTAAAGTAACGGTCATTGAACAAGATACGGTACTTTTAAGCCCTAAAGTTACGATTAAGTCACCACCGAATAAAACGGATCATTTTTTGCAAAAAACGACTGCGGTTATTGAGCAATTACGTGCCGAAGATCATTTAAGTTTTTTAGTCTCAGGTTTGCATAAAAAAGTATTAAAAAAATTACGCAATGGCTATTTTGGGGTTGATGCTGAGTTAGATTTACACGGGTTAAGTAGTTTAGAAGCAGGACGACAATTACAGCATTTTTTGCGTGATACCGTTAAAGAGGGTTGTGAATGTGTTCATATTATTCATGGTAAAGGCTATCGTTCAGAAAATAATTTTCCGATTTTAAAAAATAATCTGAATATGTGGTTAAGACAACACAATGATGTGCTGGCTTTTTGTTCCGCCTCACCTAAAGACGGTGGAACGGGGGCGGTTTTAGTTTTATTGCAGGTTAGTGATAAGTATCAATAA
- a CDS encoding M50 family metallopeptidase — translation MKQLAYLIFLMGLITYFWEHPVLYPLKLLVVFFHESSHALATVLTGGQVKEFVINYEQGGHVVSLGGNRFIILSSGYLGSLLWGVIIYVASVQILYDKVLMGCLGVSIILITVLLSSSKFSWLFGLTSGIGMLVIARFLANSYNDFLLRLLGLTSMIYVPLDIYSDTIFRAHLESDAYMLAQHTGGSTVLWGSLWIAISLIVIYYCLKWSLVKQNQTRIKKHESF, via the coding sequence ATGAAACAGCTTGCTTATTTAATTTTTTTAATGGGGTTGATTACTTATTTTTGGGAACACCCCGTTCTTTATCCTTTAAAATTACTGGTCGTTTTTTTTCACGAATCCTCTCACGCACTGGCAACCGTTTTAACAGGTGGGCAGGTTAAAGAGTTTGTGATTAATTATGAACAAGGCGGGCATGTGGTGTCCTTGGGTGGAAATCGTTTTATAATTTTGAGTTCGGGCTATTTAGGCTCATTATTATGGGGGGTTATTATTTATGTTGCGAGCGTTCAAATTTTATACGATAAAGTATTGATGGGCTGCTTAGGGGTTAGTATTATTTTAATTACCGTTTTGCTTTCAAGTTCTAAATTTAGTTGGTTATTTGGTTTAACCTCTGGAATAGGAATGCTGGTTATCGCTCGCTTTTTAGCTAATAGTTATAATGATTTTTTGTTACGATTATTAGGCTTAACCAGTATGATTTATGTCCCCTTAGATATTTATAGTGATACTATTTTTCGAGCGCATTTAGAATCCGATGCTTATATGTTGGCTCAGCATACGGGAGGTTCCACTGTTTTATGGGGGAGCTTATGGATTGCGATTAGCTTGATTGTCATTTATTATTGTTTGAAATGGTCATTAGTCAAACAAAACCAAACTCGAATAAAAAAGCATGAGTCATTTTAG
- the surE gene encoding 5'/3'-nucleotidase SurE, with amino-acid sequence MHILLSNDDGYLAKGLQALAESLANYAKITVVAPDKNRSAASNSLTLETPLRAKRSENEFIRVDGTPTDCVHLALTGLLDTEPDMVIAGINHGANLGDDVLYSGTVAAATEGRFLGLPAIAISLAASDPHHFETAASVAVTLMQQIIANPLPSDTLLNVNVPDLPLDALKGYQSTRLGQRHKAEAMIKAQDPRGNEIYWVGPPGAAQDAGEGTDFYAVKMGYVSVTPLQLDLTAHQRIKSLATWLP; translated from the coding sequence ATGCACATTTTGTTGAGTAATGATGATGGTTATCTTGCAAAAGGTTTGCAAGCATTGGCGGAATCACTGGCTAATTATGCAAAAATTACCGTGGTGGCTCCCGATAAAAACCGTAGTGCCGCAAGTAATTCATTAACACTCGAAACCCCCTTAAGAGCAAAACGTTCTGAAAATGAGTTTATTCGGGTCGATGGGACTCCCACGGATTGTGTTCATTTAGCCTTAACAGGTTTGTTAGATACGGAACCCGACATGGTGATTGCAGGGATTAATCATGGGGCCAATTTAGGGGATGATGTCTTATATTCAGGCACGGTTGCCGCTGCAACAGAGGGGCGATTTTTAGGTTTGCCTGCCATTGCAATTTCGCTAGCCGCCTCTGATCCTCATCATTTTGAAACAGCGGCCTCTGTGGCGGTGACGTTAATGCAGCAAATTATAGCGAACCCTTTACCCTCAGACACCTTATTAAATGTAAACGTTCCTGATCTGCCGTTAGATGCACTTAAAGGCTATCAATCAACACGATTAGGACAACGTCATAAAGCGGAAGCGATGATTAAGGCTCAGGATCCTCGTGGTAATGAAATCTATTGGGTTGGCCCACCTGGAGCGGCGCAAGATGCGGGCGAGGGAACTGATTTTTATGCGGTTAAAATGGGCTATGTTTCAGTCACCCCATTGCAATTAGATTTAACCGCACATCAACGGATTAAGTCATTAGCGACATGGCTGCCTTAA
- a CDS encoding nucleoside recognition domain-containing protein, whose amino-acid sequence MLNIIWCLFFIIAFIVALYKWLILGDSHVFAEIMNAMFSLSKTAFEISLGLTGVLALWLGIMKIGERCGFIQLLTRGLTPLFKRLMPDIPENHPALGAIVMNISANALGLDNAATPFGIKAMQALQSLNPTPDTASDSQILFLVINTSAVTLFPVAIFTYRAQLGAANPTDVFIPLLIATYTSTLVGLVAVAGIQKINLWDKVIASYFLGFSALIALLVYYFSQLSQADMLAQSALISNVVLFTLVVVFILTAIYKRVNAYDAFITGAKEGFNTAITIIPYLVAMLVAIGVFRASGALTIVEEGLRYWVQLIGLDARFIDAMPTALMKPFSGSGARAMMIDTMKEHGADSFAGHLASIVQGSTETTFYVLAVYFGAVGIKNIRHAAVCGVIADIAGIITAIMVAYWFFG is encoded by the coding sequence ATGCTTAATATTATCTGGTGTTTATTTTTCATCATCGCCTTTATCGTTGCACTTTACAAGTGGCTCATTTTAGGTGATTCGCACGTTTTTGCTGAAATAATGAATGCGATGTTCAGCTTATCTAAGACGGCGTTTGAAATTTCATTAGGCTTAACAGGCGTATTGGCTTTATGGCTAGGAATTATGAAAATTGGAGAACGCTGTGGATTTATCCAATTATTAACCCGTGGTTTAACCCCCTTATTTAAACGGTTAATGCCCGATATTCCTGAAAATCACCCTGCTTTAGGGGCCATCGTGATGAATATTTCAGCGAATGCGCTCGGTTTGGACAATGCTGCAACTCCGTTTGGAATTAAAGCCATGCAAGCGTTACAATCACTCAACCCAACACCTGATACCGCAAGCGATTCACAGATCTTATTTTTAGTGATTAATACCTCAGCGGTCACCTTATTCCCCGTAGCTATTTTCACTTATCGCGCCCAATTAGGGGCGGCAAATCCAACCGATGTTTTTATCCCTCTATTGATAGCGACGTATACTTCAACGTTAGTCGGATTAGTGGCCGTCGCGGGAATACAAAAAATAAATTTATGGGATAAAGTCATCGCAAGTTATTTTTTGGGTTTTAGTGCCTTGATTGCATTGCTGGTTTATTATTTTTCACAACTAAGCCAAGCGGATATGCTGGCTCAGTCAGCATTAATCAGTAATGTCGTTTTATTTACCTTAGTCGTTGTTTTTATTTTAACGGCTATTTATAAACGGGTTAATGCTTACGACGCTTTTATTACGGGGGCTAAAGAAGGCTTTAATACCGCAATCACCATTATTCCCTACCTTGTCGCGATGCTCGTTGCGATAGGCGTGTTTCGTGCGAGTGGGGCATTAACGATTGTTGAGGAAGGGTTACGTTATTGGGTTCAATTAATCGGACTCGATGCCCGTTTTATTGATGCCATGCCAACCGCGTTAATGAAACCTTTCAGTGGAAGTGGCGCAAGAGCAATGATGATTGATACCATGAAAGAACACGGTGCGGACTCCTTTGCAGGGCATCTAGCTTCCATTGTTCAAGGCAGCACAGAAACCACTTTTTATGTTTTAGCGGTTTATTTTGGGGCGGTTGGCATTAAAAATATACGTCATGCTGCGGTATGTGGGGTCATCGCCGATATAGCAGGCATTATTACAGCTATAATGGTCGCCTATTGGTTTTTTGGTTAA
- a CDS encoding ABC transporter ATP-binding protein, producing the protein MKTALTVKDLSFAYGKKKALDKINFNVNQGECTLLLGPNGAGKSTLFSLITRLYESREGSIHLCGFDIKAQSRQALMRLGVVFQQTTLDIDLTVLQNLRYHAALHGMSRKQANQRIQEELERLNMYERRSESVRQLNGGHKRRVEIARALLHRPALLLLDEPTVGLDLPSRKSIVEHVHQLVNGHQLAVLWATHLIDEIYPDDNVLVLHQGQIKANGSIPHVLKTSESKTISDAFHKLTQGISV; encoded by the coding sequence ATGAAAACAGCGTTAACCGTTAAAGACCTCAGTTTCGCCTACGGTAAAAAAAAGGCCCTGGATAAAATTAATTTTAACGTTAATCAAGGGGAATGCACTTTATTACTCGGCCCGAATGGCGCGGGAAAAAGTACCTTATTTTCATTAATAACCCGTCTTTATGAAAGCCGTGAGGGGTCGATTCATTTATGTGGTTTTGATATTAAAGCCCAATCCAGACAAGCGTTAATGCGTTTGGGGGTTGTGTTTCAACAAACGACTTTAGACATTGATTTAACGGTCTTACAAAATTTACGCTACCATGCGGCCTTACATGGAATGAGCCGTAAACAGGCTAATCAACGGATTCAAGAAGAATTAGAACGTCTAAATATGTATGAACGACGGAGTGAAAGTGTTCGTCAATTAAATGGCGGACATAAGCGTCGTGTGGAAATTGCAAGAGCCTTATTACATCGTCCTGCGTTGTTATTGCTTGATGAACCGACCGTTGGTTTAGACCTTCCCAGTCGTAAAAGTATTGTTGAACATGTCCATCAATTAGTCAACGGCCATCAATTAGCTGTTTTATGGGCGACTCATTTAATTGATGAAATTTATCCTGATGATAATGTCTTAGTGTTACACCAAGGACAAATTAAAGCCAATGGGTCAATTCCCCATGTCTTAAAAACAAGTGAAAGCAAAACGATTAGTGATGCTTTTCATAAGTTAACGCAAGGTATATCTGTATGA
- a CDS encoding ABC transporter permease produces the protein MILIYFLRVMWGIVQRELLRFLNQKERFVSALVRPLIWLFVFAAGFRAALGLAITPPYETYILYEVYIAPGLIGMIQLFNGMQSSLSMVYDREMGSMRILMVCPLPRWFLLVCKLIAGTAVSILQVYVFLVIAWFYDIQAPEIGYLLLFPALVLSGLMLGALGLLLSSFIKQLENFAGVMNFVIFPMFFMSTALYPLWKIKESSPLLHNLALYNPFSQAVELIRFAWYGQFNHYAFFYTLVAFCLFMFAAILGYNPSKGMMKRKGR, from the coding sequence ATGATCCTTATTTATTTTTTACGCGTTATGTGGGGCATTGTTCAACGTGAATTATTACGTTTTTTAAACCAAAAAGAGCGATTTGTTTCCGCCCTCGTACGCCCTTTAATTTGGTTATTTGTTTTTGCCGCAGGGTTTAGAGCCGCGTTAGGGTTAGCCATTACGCCGCCTTATGAAACTTATATTTTATATGAGGTCTATATTGCACCAGGGTTAATTGGAATGATCCAACTATTCAACGGGATGCAAAGCTCATTATCAATGGTTTATGATCGCGAAATGGGCAGTATGCGAATTTTAATGGTCTGTCCGTTGCCACGTTGGTTTTTATTGGTTTGCAAGCTGATTGCAGGAACGGCAGTTTCAATTTTACAAGTGTATGTTTTTTTAGTGATTGCTTGGTTTTATGATATTCAAGCCCCTGAAATAGGCTATTTATTACTCTTTCCTGCGTTAGTGTTATCAGGGTTAATGCTGGGCGCATTGGGCTTATTGCTGTCATCCTTTATCAAGCAATTGGAAAATTTTGCAGGGGTTATGAATTTTGTTATTTTCCCCATGTTTTTTATGTCTACCGCCCTTTACCCCTTATGGAAAATAAAAGAATCCAGCCCTTTATTGCATAACCTCGCCCTTTATAATCCTTTTTCTCAGGCCGTTGAACTCATTCGTTTTGCGTGGTATGGACAGTTTAATCATTATGCCTTTTTTTATACCCTTGTTGCATTTTGTCTATTTATGTTCGCTGCAATCCTAGGTTATAACCCGTCTAAAGGAATGATGAAACGAAAAGGGAGGTAA
- a CDS encoding PilZ domain-containing protein, whose protein sequence is MRDSPEEVDIDDDFFDYPNENLSLHTWLKHDDLGIDPTMESYDNKRKTVRYIRNDIEASINLANIFGGYRSLSYNRPIKVKLLDISTKGALISSPKKIRMDKKIILTLIFKGQKKFEVFSKVIREEVYAEKTYGLMFDKARHDLGDYLLESQTELVFQDF, encoded by the coding sequence ATGCGTGATTCCCCAGAAGAAGTCGATATAGATGATGATTTTTTTGATTATCCTAATGAAAACTTATCGCTACATACGTGGTTAAAGCATGATGATTTAGGCATTGACCCCACAATGGAGAGCTATGATAACAAACGTAAAACCGTACGTTATATTAGGAATGATATAGAGGCCAGTATTAATTTAGCTAATATTTTTGGCGGCTATCGATCGCTTAGTTATAATCGTCCAATTAAAGTAAAGCTATTGGATATTAGTACAAAAGGGGCCTTAATTTCTAGTCCTAAAAAAATTCGTATGGATAAAAAAATTATCTTAACGCTTATTTTTAAAGGACAAAAAAAATTTGAAGTTTTCTCTAAAGTTATTCGGGAAGAAGTTTATGCCGAAAAAACGTATGGGCTTATGTTTGACAAAGCACGTCATGATTTAGGGGATTACTTACTTGAAAGTCAAACCGAGTTAGTTTTTCAAGATTTTTAA
- the pbpC gene encoding penicillin-binding protein 1C gives MRYLKSKLIYFIIISLFSLLLFDRLFPISLHASQRHYAQIIVAEDGTPLRAFADKQGIWRYPVTLKQVSPLYIEALLNYEDRYFWDHFGVNPFALIRASFQYLQYGKIISGGSTLTMQVARLIIPRKRTVIGKFLQILRALQLEWQYSKIEILNYYLNHAPFGGTLEGVQAASYIYLGKSALELSHAEAALLAVLPQAPSRNRPDRHPKKAQFARDKVIRRLQDYHVWTNEQAEEAIIEIVYAQRNTPPVIAPLFARRFRKLVTDNQPLITTLDYEMQRGLEDLVSSYIKRLPPKTSAAVLVVENETLAVKTYLGSADFSDNERFGHVDMITALRSPGSTLKPFLYGLALDEGLIHSESLLTDAPITLEGYRPKNFSRGFIGPVSVSNALKRSLNVPAIQVLYHLGADKFVSQLKNSGLRLQFDYHAKPNLSVILGGIGTTLESLVSTYTALANEGLTGQLRFVKQQPKQSRYLLSKGSAWIIRQLLQNEHQNNNQLAWKTGTSYGHRDFWSIGVTNKYTIGVWLGRPDGTSTAGHYGARTASPLLFEIVERLLPQHTYSPPKKHPKSVTQDFICWPLGSLQSATPPELCHEKKQAWLLNQTVPKTLPEVNTSRWETNPVSLLINVKTGRLVDRSCQAKKIARKRVALWPLEVEPWIPPNQHRRQQIGTYDLSCEHPPQFQQGELKIEGLDNLAKLRSAGAAKNLPTVKLETTGAQGIVYWFINGKLLYKVHPEKHLKHQFQKTGRYQIAVSDEMGKIASIRIEVLKGE, from the coding sequence GTGCGTTATTTAAAATCCAAACTCATTTATTTTATTATTATCAGTCTCTTCAGTCTTTTATTGTTTGATCGCTTATTTCCAATCAGTCTACACGCCTCTCAACGGCACTATGCTCAAATTATTGTCGCAGAAGATGGCACTCCTTTACGTGCCTTTGCCGATAAACAAGGCATCTGGCGTTATCCCGTGACCTTAAAACAAGTTTCCCCACTTTATATTGAAGCCTTACTCAATTATGAAGATCGTTATTTTTGGGATCATTTTGGCGTTAATCCCTTTGCCTTAATACGGGCCAGTTTTCAATATCTTCAATACGGTAAAATCATCTCAGGCGGATCGACCTTAACCATGCAAGTGGCTCGTTTAATTATTCCGCGAAAACGAACTGTTATTGGAAAATTCTTACAAATATTACGCGCCTTACAATTAGAATGGCAGTACAGTAAGATCGAAATCTTAAACTATTATCTCAATCACGCCCCTTTTGGCGGCACCTTAGAAGGCGTACAAGCGGCCAGTTATATTTATTTAGGAAAATCCGCTTTAGAGTTAAGTCATGCCGAAGCTGCCTTATTAGCGGTTTTACCTCAAGCCCCTAGCCGTAATCGTCCTGATCGACATCCTAAAAAAGCACAGTTTGCGCGTGATAAAGTAATTAGACGCTTACAGGATTATCATGTTTGGACCAACGAGCAAGCCGAAGAAGCCATCATTGAAATAGTCTATGCACAACGTAATACGCCGCCTGTTATCGCGCCTTTGTTTGCACGACGTTTTAGAAAATTAGTCACCGATAATCAGCCCCTGATAACGACATTAGATTATGAAATGCAGCGAGGATTAGAAGATTTAGTGAGTAGTTATATTAAACGATTACCCCCTAAAACCTCCGCCGCTGTTTTAGTGGTTGAAAATGAAACCTTAGCGGTTAAAACCTACCTTGGTTCGGCTGATTTTAGCGATAATGAACGCTTTGGCCATGTCGATATGATTACCGCATTACGCTCACCTGGTTCAACTTTAAAGCCTTTTTTATATGGTTTGGCCTTAGATGAGGGCTTAATTCATTCAGAATCTTTATTGACCGATGCACCCATTACCTTAGAGGGTTATCGGCCCAAAAATTTTAGCCGTGGTTTCATCGGCCCTGTGAGTGTCAGTAATGCCTTAAAACGCTCGCTAAACGTCCCAGCTATCCAAGTGTTATATCATTTAGGAGCCGATAAATTTGTCAGTCAACTTAAAAACTCAGGTTTAAGGCTCCAGTTTGATTATCACGCAAAACCTAATTTATCCGTGATTTTAGGCGGGATAGGAACAACCTTAGAATCGTTGGTTTCCACTTACACTGCATTAGCCAATGAAGGGTTAACAGGACAACTGCGTTTTGTTAAACAACAACCCAAACAATCGCGTTATTTATTATCAAAAGGTTCGGCATGGATTATTCGTCAATTATTGCAAAATGAACATCAAAATAATAACCAATTAGCGTGGAAGACAGGAACGAGTTACGGGCATCGAGATTTTTGGAGTATCGGCGTTACGAACAAGTATACGATTGGAGTTTGGTTAGGACGACCTGATGGCACATCAACCGCAGGACATTATGGCGCACGTACTGCATCGCCATTATTATTTGAAATTGTCGAACGCTTGTTACCGCAACACACTTACTCGCCCCCGAAAAAACACCCTAAATCGGTAACGCAAGATTTTATATGCTGGCCACTCGGTAGTTTACAATCTGCCACACCGCCAGAATTGTGTCATGAAAAAAAACAGGCATGGTTATTAAATCAAACTGTCCCGAAAACACTTCCTGAGGTCAATACTAGTCGCTGGGAAACCAACCCCGTAAGCTTGCTTATCAATGTAAAAACAGGGCGTTTAGTGGATAGATCCTGTCAGGCAAAAAAAATTGCACGTAAAAGGGTCGCATTGTGGCCATTAGAAGTTGAACCGTGGATTCCCCCGAACCAACATCGCCGACAACAAATAGGCACGTATGATCTAAGCTGTGAACATCCGCCACAATTTCAACAAGGTGAGCTTAAAATAGAGGGTTTGGATAATCTAGCTAAATTACGTTCTGCGGGGGCAGCTAAAAATTTACCGACGGTGAAACTTGAAACAACAGGGGCGCAAGGGATCGTTTATTGGTTTATTAACGGTAAACTGCTTTATAAAGTTCATCCAGAGAAACATTTAAAGCATCAATTTCAAAAAACAGGACGTTATCAAATTGCGGTGAGTGATGAAATGGGGAAGATCGCGAGTATTCGTATTGAGGTGTTAAAAGGTGAATAA
- a CDS encoding ABC transporter substrate-binding protein produces MKKPLTLLFLCLIFTLFQVKNGVSAPKQRIKIAYITQEKAVPAALSNLDDFIQNKGIIGAELAIKDNNTTGQFTAQQYELIKIVVPLTCDANQWFIDDITDDINFIVVNLPADKLKQLADLPQAKTKLLFDVATRDDDLRGSECRDNILHLQPSHAMRADALAQFMLKKRWKKWFLVTGTDEKDVLFSKALKRSAKKFGLNVVAEKIWKHTYDARRTAQSDVPVFTQEVTDYDVLVVADEKGLFGEYLNYRTWLPRPVIGTQGLIATAWHKTHEQWGAVQIQNRFKEAAGRSMEEVDYGAYLAVRAIGEASVRAKSNQLAPIKAYLLGDQLALQGYKGKPLSFRAWNGQLRQPILLAAPRSLVTAAPIEGFLHKKTELDTLGIDFPESTCGKK; encoded by the coding sequence ATGAAAAAACCATTAACCTTACTCTTTTTATGTCTTATTTTCACCCTATTTCAGGTTAAAAATGGTGTTTCCGCACCTAAACAACGAATAAAAATTGCCTATATTACCCAAGAGAAAGCGGTTCCTGCGGCTCTCTCTAATCTTGATGACTTCATTCAAAATAAAGGGATAATAGGTGCAGAACTTGCAATTAAAGATAATAATACAACAGGACAGTTTACCGCTCAACAGTATGAGTTAATTAAAATCGTTGTTCCGTTAACCTGTGATGCAAATCAGTGGTTTATTGACGATATTACGGATGATATTAATTTTATCGTGGTGAATTTACCTGCGGATAAGTTAAAGCAGTTAGCTGATTTACCGCAAGCGAAAACTAAATTATTGTTTGATGTCGCGACCCGTGATGATGACTTGCGAGGGTCAGAATGCCGTGATAATATTTTACACCTACAACCCAGTCATGCGATGCGTGCGGATGCGTTAGCCCAGTTTATGCTTAAAAAACGTTGGAAAAAATGGTTTCTAGTCACAGGTACGGATGAAAAGGATGTTTTATTTTCTAAAGCCCTTAAGCGTTCGGCCAAAAAATTTGGTTTAAATGTTGTTGCTGAAAAAATATGGAAACATACCTACGATGCTCGCCGCACCGCCCAATCGGATGTGCCTGTTTTCACTCAAGAGGTCACCGATTATGATGTCTTAGTGGTGGCGGATGAAAAAGGCTTGTTTGGTGAGTATTTAAATTATCGAACGTGGCTGCCACGGCCTGTGATTGGCACACAAGGTTTAATCGCAACCGCTTGGCATAAAACACATGAACAATGGGGTGCAGTACAAATTCAAAATCGTTTTAAAGAAGCGGCTGGACGCTCTATGGAAGAAGTGGATTATGGGGCGTACTTAGCGGTTCGTGCGATTGGTGAAGCGTCAGTACGCGCTAAAAGTAATCAACTGGCGCCCATAAAAGCTTATTTATTAGGCGATCAACTGGCCTTACAAGGCTATAAAGGGAAGCCGCTCTCTTTTAGAGCGTGGAATGGTCAATTAAGGCAACCTATTTTATTAGCTGCCCCTCGTTCATTAGTGACTGCGGCCCCTATAGAGGGATTTTTACATAAAAAAACCGAACTCGATACATTAGGTATTGATTTTCCTGAATCAACTTGTGGAAAAAAATAA
- a CDS encoding PQQ-dependent catabolism-associated beta-propeller protein codes for MKKWLLNTSLLLLSLSSVHAETVFVTLEKDNALAIVDPIKGTLLKTVAIGQRPRGLTLSSDKTQLFIATSDDDTISIIDTQTLKEVGQLPSGEDPETFALSPKGDRLYVSNEDDNLVTVIDIPSKKVIKSIKVGVEPEGIAVSPDNKWIVSASETTNMVHWIDSQTLEIVENTLVDPRPRAAHFTADSKQLWVTSEMAGTLMILDVASQKIIKNIPLEIQGVSRDKLQPVGIAIDKEGKYGYVAMGSANRVAVINAKTFEVEKFLLVGQRVWNLAFSPDEKRLYTTNGLSNDISIIDLTNHKVTKSVGVGRYPWGIVAKP; via the coding sequence ATGAAAAAATGGCTGTTAAACACGAGCTTATTACTCCTTTCGCTTTCTTCGGTACACGCAGAAACCGTTTTTGTAACTTTGGAAAAAGATAATGCGTTAGCGATTGTTGATCCCATTAAAGGCACGCTTTTAAAAACGGTGGCAATCGGTCAACGACCACGCGGCCTTACTTTAAGTTCGGATAAGACCCAATTATTTATTGCCACTAGTGATGATGATACGATTAGCATTATTGATACGCAGACCTTAAAAGAAGTTGGGCAGCTCCCATCAGGGGAAGACCCTGAAACCTTTGCGCTTTCTCCCAAAGGCGATCGACTTTATGTCTCCAATGAGGATGATAATTTAGTGACGGTGATTGATATTCCCTCTAAAAAGGTTATAAAATCTATCAAGGTCGGCGTTGAACCAGAAGGTATTGCGGTCAGCCCTGATAATAAATGGATTGTTAGCGCCTCTGAAACCACGAATATGGTTCATTGGATTGACAGTCAAACCCTAGAAATTGTTGAGAATACTTTAGTTGATCCACGTCCTAGAGCCGCTCATTTTACAGCCGATAGTAAACAACTTTGGGTGACTTCAGAAATGGCAGGGACGTTAATGATTTTAGACGTTGCCAGTCAAAAAATTATTAAAAATATTCCTTTAGAGATTCAAGGAGTCAGTCGTGACAAGCTACAACCCGTGGGAATTGCGATTGATAAAGAGGGAAAATATGGGTATGTGGCAATGGGGTCGGCTAATCGAGTGGCGGTTATTAATGCAAAAACCTTTGAGGTGGAAAAATTTCTATTAGTGGGCCAACGCGTTTGGAATTTAGCGTTTTCTCCCGATGAAAAGCGACTTTATACCACCAATGGCCTCAGTAATGATATTTCTATTATTGATTTAACCAATCATAAGGTCACAAAATCGGTCGGTGTCGGTCGTTATCCGTGGGGAATTGTGGCAAAACCATGA
- a CDS encoding transposase has product MRQVAHVTEACAIAYYQQQTDFPVIETLLADDAPQFKLLTEHLGLCWVHDARHYKKLRPILEIHQQALADFRGHYWEYYKELLNYQKNPCPDKKAWLLTRFNELFATTSDYEDLNDRIAKTLAKKTELLRVLELPQLPLHNNAAELGARRQARARDISFQTRNEKGTKIKDSFMSLAETAKKLAVSFYDYVYDRVSGEFKMPSMANLIAQKAQSLQV; this is encoded by the coding sequence GTGAGACAGGTAGCGCATGTCACCGAAGCTTGTGCCATTGCCTATTATCAGCAACAAACGGATTTTCCTGTTATTGAAACCTTGCTTGCAGACGATGCGCCGCAATTCAAATTACTGACGGAACATTTGGGGTTATGCTGGGTTCACGATGCTCGCCACTACAAAAAACTCCGTCCAATTCTGGAAATACATCAGCAAGCATTAGCCGATTTTCGAGGGCACTATTGGGAGTATTATAAGGAGTTGCTTAACTATCAAAAAAATCCCTGCCCCGATAAAAAGGCATGGTTGTTAACGCGATTTAATGAATTGTTTGCAACCACAAGCGATTATGAAGACCTCAATGATCGCATCGCCAAAACACTGGCGAAAAAGACTGAATTATTGCGAGTTTTGGAGCTTCCACAATTACCACTCCATAACAATGCAGCCGAACTTGGCGCAAGAAGACAAGCGCGTGCGCGAGACATAAGCTTCCAGACTCGAAATGAGAAAGGCACGAAAATCAAAGACAGTTTTATGAGTCTTGCTGAAACGGCTAAAAAACTAGCCGTGAGTTTTTATGATTATGTTTATGACCGAGTTAGTGGTGAATTCAAAATGCCGTCTATGGCGAATCTTATCGCTCAAAAAGCGCAAAGTTTGCAGGTCTGA